One genomic segment of Hordeum vulgare subsp. vulgare chromosome 2H, MorexV3_pseudomolecules_assembly, whole genome shotgun sequence includes these proteins:
- the LOC123425075 gene encoding NADH dehydrogenase [ubiquinone] 1 alpha subcomplex subunit 6 encodes MAFTMRAVKVPPNSASMGEARHRVFDFFRQACRAIPSIMEIYNLDDVVTPAQLRASISQQIRKNQGVSDPKVIDMLLFNGMEELNNITEHAKQRHHIIGQYVVGHKGLVQDLEKDQGSSEFLKKFYTSNY; translated from the exons ATGGCGTTCACGATGCGCGCGGTGAAGGTTCCGCCGAACTCGGCGTCGATGGGGGAGGCGCGGCACCGCGTGTTCGACTTCTTCAGGCAGGCCTGCCGCGCCATCCCCTCCATCATGGAGATCTACAACCTCGACGACGTCGTGACCCCCGCCCAGCTCCGCGCCAGCATCTCCCAGCAGATCAGGAAGAACCAGGGCGTCTCCGACCCCAAG GTCATTGATATGCTTCTCTTCAACGGGATGGAGGAGCTGAACAACATTACCGAGCACGCAAAGCAGCGCCACCACATCATTGGGCAATATGTGGTGGGCCACAAGGGGCTGGTGCAGGACCTGGAAAAGGACCAAGGGAGCTCCGAGTTCCTGAAGAAATTCTACACCAGCAATTACTAG